The genomic segment CGGTGTCATCGCTTGCGTTAGCGTATACGTTCCCGCTTGGAATGACGATTCATTCTTATAACGAACGTAATAGCGGAAAATCGTTTCATTCGCAATCAAGTCTTTGTCCTTTAGGATACTTGAAATCGTACTTGTTCCAGCACCTAACGGAATTTCGACTTTCACGGATTTTGTTGCGTCCGCATTGACGGGTTCGAGTGAATTTTTTAAAAAGATATAGATTGCCGCACCTGCTACTAAGAAAATCGTGAATAACACTGAAAGGATGATGAGCGTAATCCGGCGTGATGTCCGGCGGCGCTTGTTTTCGATTTCAGCATTGTGCTTCCATTCGTTCTCCATCGGTTCCTCCTTTTTCTCTTAAAACAAGGTGATCTCGAAAGAGCATTGCTCCTTCGACATCACCTTATACACGAGTCGTTTATTCAAGCTCGTCTTCTAATGTATTGAAGACTTCTTCGATTTCATCCCACGTTTCCGTGTCATCTTCTTCGATTGGAACAAGATTGAAGTCATTGTCTCCATCGCCATACTCGTCTAGTTCGTAAACGAAGATGTCGACTTCTTCTGCGTTGTCGTAGTCAGCACCGACTGGCTCGAGGAAGATATACGTTTTGTTTGAGCGTGGGCTCTCATAACGTAACCGCTCCATAAATTCGAAATCATTACCTTCACCATCTGGAATTACGTAACGTGTTGGTTCATTCTGTTGCATCATTCATCCGCTCCTTTAATGCAGTCTCGAGCTCATCCCAAGTCTGCTCATCATTTTCATCGATCAGGCTCAGTTCAAAATCGTCGTCGCCTTCTCCATACTCATCAATCTCACAGATGATTAAATCATCTGCGCCATCTTCTGGATTCCCTATCATTTCGAGGAACAGATACGTTTTCCCTGTTCGCTCGCTGACATAACGGTACCATTCTTCGAAAAGATGTTCGCCACCGTCTTCATCCGGAAAGAGATACTGGCGCTTTTCTTCAGACATCTCATTTCCTCCTTTACCGATTCGCCCGATCCAAATACGATTGTAGGATCATGACTGCCGCCATCTTATCGATGACTTGTTTTCGTTTTTTTCGACTGACATCTGCGTCGATCAACATACGCTCTGCCTGCATCGTCGTGAGACGTTCGTCGACAAGAACTGTTGAAAGTCCTGTCGCTGATTCGATTTCACGCGCGAACGCTTCACTTGCTTCTGCTCGCGGGCCAATCGAACCGTTCATGTTTTTCGGATGTCCGATGACGATGATTTCGACACCGTACTCTTTAATGATTGCCTCTAGTCGCTTGAAGGCGACAGGATAATCGGGTTCTGTCCATTTGACGGTCTCGACGCCTTGCGCCGTCCAGCCCATCAAATCACTCACCGCGACTCCAATCGTCTTCGAACCGACATCGAGTCCGATCGCACGCTTCATTTTTTGTCTCCACTCTCCGACAGATAGGATTTGACGAGTTCTTCAAGCAATTCGTCTCGTTCAATCTTACGGATTAGATTACGTGCATCATTATGACGAGGAATGTAAGCAGGATCCCCAGATAGAAGATATCCGACGATCTGATTAATTGGATGATATCCTTTCTCTTCCAAAGCGTGATAGACCGTCAACAACACTTCCCGTGTCGCTGCTTTACTATCGTCTTCCGGAAAATTAAATTTCATCGTTTGATCCATCTGACTCACGTTAATCACCTCTTTCATTTACACTACTTTTCTATTATGCCAGTGATTGCGCATAATGTGAAGCATACGCCAACGCTTCATTTAATTTCGAAGCATCTTTCCCACCTGCTTGGGCCATATCGGGGCGACCACCGCCACCGCCGCCACAACGTGTCGCAACTTCTTTAATCAACTTTCCAGCATGATAACCTTGGTCGATTAAATCTTTCGAGACACTTGCGACGAGGTTCACTTTGTCGCCTTGAGCACTGCCGAGGACGATGATTGCTGACTCGAGTGAACCTTTCAATTCATCCATCATCCCACGTAATGCATCCATATCAGACACATCGACACGTTTCGAAAGGACTTGGACACCATTGATCAATTCAACGTCATCTTTAAGTGATGCTGCTTCGATATTCGAAAGTTTTGCTTGGAGTGATTCGTTTGCGCGTTCTGTCTCACGTAATTGAACTTGTAACGCTTCGATTCGACTCGGAACTTCCGTCGTTTTCGTCTTCAGGACACGTGCTGCTTGTTCGAGCGTCTCAAGATGCGCATTCATGACACGATATGCACCAGCTCCTGTGACCGCTTCAATCCGACGTGTACCAGCACCGATACCTGATTCAGAAACAATTTTGAAAAGACCGATTTCCGCCGTGTTCTTGACGTGGATCCCGCCACATAATTCGATTGAATACGTTCCTGCCGATACGACACGGACCGTCTCACCATATTTTTCACCGAACAGTGCCATTGCCCCTTTTGCTTTTGCGTCAGCGATGTTCATTTCTTCGATATCAACAGCCAGCGATGCCCAGATTGCCTGATTGACATCCTGTTCAATCGTATTCAGTTCATCTGCCGTGACTGCACCAAAATGAGAGAAGTCAAAGCGAAGACGATCTGCTGACACGAGTGATCCTGCTTGATTGACGTGCGTGCCGAGTGTATCTTTTAGTGCTTTATGCAACAAGTGTGTTGCTGTATGGTTTTTCGTAATGGCTTTACGTGATGCCTCTTCGACCTCTGCGATGACTGAAGCATCCGCGAGTGCAATCCCTGTCCGAACGATGACCGTATGCAAGTTTTGCCCGTTCGGTGCTTTTTGCACGTCTTTGACGTCTAAGACGAAATCTTTTCCTTCAATCGTTCCTGTATCCGCGACTTCACCACCGCTCTCAGCATAAAACGGCGTGATGTCTAAAATGACTTGTGCCTGCTCGCCTGCTGCGACTTCCGTGACATGCTCTCCATCATGAAGTAATGCGACGATCGTTGCATCCGTCTTCACATCCGTATAACCGACGAACCGGCTTGGTACCGTCAATGTCGCAAGCACTTCAGATTGCTGTTGCATCGATCCGCCATCTTCACGTGCCGCACGAGCCCGCTTACGTTGCTCATCCATCGCCCGTTTGAAGCCTTCTTCGTCAACTGCCATTTGATGATCTTCTGCATATTCAACCGTCAATTCGAGCGGGAAACCATACGTGTCATAAAGACGGAATGCATCTTCCCCACTAATCGTATGCTCCCCATTATTTTTAGCCGTCTGAGCGACCGTATTTAAAATCGCGAGACCATCTTGTAATGTTTCGTGGAAACGTTCTTCTTCATTCTTGATGACACGTTTGATGAAGTCCGCCTTCTCTGGAACTTGTGGATAAAAGTCAACCATGACGCCACCGACCGTATCCACGAGCTCGTACATGAACGGACGTTCGATTCCAAGCATTTTCGCATAGCGGACTGCCCGGCGAAGTAAACGACGGAGGACATACCCGCGTCCTTCGTTCGACGGCAATGCGCCGTCGCCAATCGCAAACGAAACTGTTCGGATATGATCAGCGATGACTTTGAATGCTACATCCAGCTTCGCGTCATCACGGTATTTTTTACCACTCATTTCTTCCGTCTTATGGATGATCGGCATGAACAAGTCCGTATCGAAGTTCGTCGGCACGTTTTGTAAGACACTTGCCATCCGTTCGAGACCCATTCCTGTATCGATGTTCTTGCGTGGAAGTTCTGTATAGTTCCCGTTTCCATCATGGTTGTACTGACTGAAAACGATGTTCCAGATTTCAAGGTAACGTTCATTTTCGCCACCTGGGTAGAGTTCTGAATCGTTCGGGTCGTCACCGAAGTCTGGACCACGATCAAAGAAAATTTCCGTGTTCGGACCAGATGGACCTTCACCGATTTCCCAGAAGTTATCTTCGAGCGGAATGATCCGTTCAGCCGGAACACCGAGTTCAAGCCAGATTTGGCGTGCCGCATCGTCT from the Exiguobacterium oxidotolerans JCM 12280 genome contains:
- the alaS gene encoding alanine--tRNA ligase — protein: MKPLKPLTGAQIRQMYLDFFQSKGHAVEPSASLVPVEDPTLLWINSGVATLKKYFDGRVIPDNPRIVNAQKSIRTNDIENVGKTARHHTFFEMLGNFSVGDYFREDAIKWGWELLTSDEWYGLDPEYLSVTIHPEDDAARQIWLELGVPAERIIPLEDNFWEIGEGPSGPNTEIFFDRGPDFGDDPNDSELYPGGENERYLEIWNIVFSQYNHDGNGNYTELPRKNIDTGMGLERMASVLQNVPTNFDTDLFMPIIHKTEEMSGKKYRDDAKLDVAFKVIADHIRTVSFAIGDGALPSNEGRGYVLRRLLRRAVRYAKMLGIERPFMYELVDTVGGVMVDFYPQVPEKADFIKRVIKNEEERFHETLQDGLAILNTVAQTAKNNGEHTISGEDAFRLYDTYGFPLELTVEYAEDHQMAVDEEGFKRAMDEQRKRARAAREDGGSMQQQSEVLATLTVPSRFVGYTDVKTDATIVALLHDGEHVTEVAAGEQAQVILDITPFYAESGGEVADTGTIEGKDFVLDVKDVQKAPNGQNLHTVIVRTGIALADASVIAEVEEASRKAITKNHTATHLLHKALKDTLGTHVNQAGSLVSADRLRFDFSHFGAVTADELNTIEQDVNQAIWASLAVDIEEMNIADAKAKGAMALFGEKYGETVRVVSAGTYSIELCGGIHVKNTAEIGLFKIVSESGIGAGTRRIEAVTGAGAYRVMNAHLETLEQAARVLKTKTTEVPSRIEALQVQLRETERANESLQAKLSNIEAASLKDDVELINGVQVLSKRVDVSDMDALRGMMDELKGSLESAIIVLGSAQGDKVNLVASVSKDLIDQGYHAGKLIKEVATRCGGGGGGRPDMAQAGGKDASKLNEALAYASHYAQSLA
- a CDS encoding DUF1292 domain-containing protein, with the translated sequence MSEEKRQYLFPDEDGGEHLFEEWYRYVSERTGKTYLFLEMIGNPEDGADDLIICEIDEYGEGDDDFELSLIDENDEQTWDELETALKERMNDATE
- a CDS encoding DUF1292 domain-containing protein gives rise to the protein MMQQNEPTRYVIPDGEGNDFEFMERLRYESPRSNKTYIFLEPVGADYDNAEEVDIFVYELDEYGDGDNDFNLVPIEEDDTETWDEIEEVFNTLEDELE
- the ruvX gene encoding Holliday junction resolvase RuvX, with the translated sequence MKRAIGLDVGSKTIGVAVSDLMGWTAQGVETVKWTEPDYPVAFKRLEAIIKEYGVEIIVIGHPKNMNGSIGPRAEASEAFAREIESATGLSTVLVDERLTTMQAERMLIDADVSRKKRKQVIDKMAAVMILQSYLDRANR
- a CDS encoding IreB family regulatory phosphoprotein, with protein sequence MSQMDQTMKFNFPEDDSKAATREVLLTVYHALEEKGYHPINQIVGYLLSGDPAYIPRHNDARNLIRKIERDELLEELVKSYLSESGDKK